A window of the Brassica napus cultivar Da-Ae chromosome C5, Da-Ae, whole genome shotgun sequence genome harbors these coding sequences:
- the BNAC05G04090D gene encoding uncharacterized protein BNAC05G04090D isoform X2, with protein MANPEEEEGEEEKYESFLSRVRRTVYVDELTPHASKSVVESAFSQFGTVKEVIFLPNYLGPKELPTGVLIEMESEQKAKAVIETVSQFPFMVAGMPRPVRASAARPAMFSDRPKKPGRRIQFRWVDPSDDEFDKAQRVKRLVRKHTAEAAFMIKLEEAEELAKQQSETVTTHHKKFELIDKLTHDGVAQELAGRYNMKCGPPYR; from the exons ATGGCGAAtccggaagaagaagaaggagaagaagaaaagtacGAATCCTTTCTCTCTCGAGTCCGTCGCACTGTCTACGTAGACGAGCTCACTCCCCACGCCTCCAAATCCGTCGTGGAATCCGCCTTCAGCCAGTTCGGCACCGTCAAGGAAGTCATCTTCTTGCCTAACTACCTAGGCCCGAAGGAGCTTCCGACGGGTGTCCTCATCGAGATGGAGTCCGAGCAGAAGGCGAAGGCCGTGATCGAAACCGTCTCTCAGTTCCCCTTCATGGTCGCTGGGATGCCGAGACCCGTGAGAGCCTCTGCTGCTAGGCCCGCGATGTTTAGCGATAGGCCCAAGAAGCCCGGGAGGAGGATCCAGTTTCGTTGGGTGGATCCGAGTGATGATGAGTTTGATAAGGCCCAGAGAGTTAAGAGGCTCGTGAGGAAACATACTGCTGAAGCTGCGTTTATGATTAAG CTGGAGGAGGCGGAGGAGCTGGCGAAACAGCAGTCTGAGACGGTGACGACGCATCACAAGAAGTTTGAGCTGATTGATAAACTTACCCACGATGGTGTTGCTCAGGAGCTGGCTGGGCGTTACAACATGAAGTGTGGTCCTCCTTATCGCTAG
- the LOC106401366 gene encoding protein ENHANCED DISEASE RESISTANCE 2-like, giving the protein MASSGEVTEPEWIKRVKSEGAVPCLKPDSRDSKNSWTTPSPNTFMVRGPHYFSDKVKVPAGEFLLKPLGFDWVKGPTKLSEILSYPSSRIRKAIDEEFQTEDDAAKPFVWAFNLQLPHKDNYSAVAYFVATEPMLQGSLMDQFLKGDDGFKKSRLKLIANIVKGPWIVRKAVGEQAICVIGRALSCKYVSGESFVEIDVDIGSSMVASAIVHLAFGYITTLTVDLAFLIESQTDAELPEKLLGAVRFSELQTDSAVSMELSSSNSNQRSSWWKSLGNGFSNLLNQDTPNTNYTSSPGNNQKDEDVKRQ; this is encoded by the coding sequence ATGGCTTCCTCCGGTGAAGTAACTGAGCCGGAATGGATCAAAAGAGTTAAATCAGAAGGAGCTGTCCCGTGTCTTAAACCAGACAGCAGGGACTCCAAAAACAGTTGGACAACGCCATCTCCCAACACATTCATGGTTAGAGGACCACATTATTTCTCCGACAAGGTCAAAGTACCTGCTGGTGAGTTCCTCCTAAAGCCTCTGGGCTTTGACTGGGTTAAAGGTCCCACGAAGCTCTCTGAGATCCTAAGCTACCCAAGCAGCCGAATCAGGAAAGCTATCGATGAGGAGTTTCAGACGGAGGATGATGCTGCCAAGCCTTTTGTTTGGGCGTTCAATCTCCAGCTTCCTCACAAAGACAACTACAGCGCTGTGGCTTACTTTGTCGCCACTGAGCCTATGCTCCAAGGCTCACTCATGGATCAGTTTTTAAAAGGAGACGACGGGTTTAAGAAATCGAGGCTTAAACTGATTGCAAACATTGTCAAAGGGCCTTGGATCGTTAGAAAAGCTGTTGGAGAGCAAGCTATATGCGTCATTGGACGTGCGCTCTCTTGCAAATACGTTTCGGGAGAGAGTTTCGTGGAGATTGATGTGGATATCGGGTCTTCGATGGTCGCTAGCGCCATTGTTCACCTCGCGTTTGGGTACATTACGACGCTGACTGTTGATCTTGCTTTCCTTATTGAAAGCCAGACGGACGCAGAGCTTCCTGAAAAGCTATTGGGAGCTGTGAGATTCTCCGAGCTACAGACTGACTCGGCCGTGTCTATGGAACTGTCTTCGAGCAATAGTAATCAACGGTCGAGCTGGTGGAAATCGCTTGGGAATGGATTCTCTAATCTGCTTAATCAAGATACACCGAACACTAactatacatcatctcctgggAACAACCAGAAGGATGAAGATGTAAAGAGGCAGTAG
- the LOC106400121 gene encoding probable fructokinase-2, which translates to MTSKPLNHVLHPYINYTNLRSLILISIVFLLRSLEHKLELVPMASNLDKGLIVSFGEMLIDFVPTQSGVSLAESTGFLKAPGGAPANVAIAVTRLGGRAAFVGKLGDDEFGHMLAGILRENGVEDKGINFDKGARTALAFVTLRSDGDREFMFYRNPSADMLLRPDELNLELIRSAKVFHYGSISLITEPCRSAHLKAMEVAKEAGALLSYDPNLREPLWSSPEEARTQIMSIWDKAEIIKVSDVELEFLTQNKTIDDESAMSLWHPNLKLLLVTLGEKGCRYYTKGFHGSVEAFDVNAVDTTGAGDSFIGAFLSQIVDDQTVLEEEERLRKVLRFANACGAITTTKKGAIPALPSEYDALSLLKDK; encoded by the exons ATGACTTCAAAACCTTTAAACCATGTCTTACACCCTTATATAAACTACACTAACCTTCGTTCACTTATCCTCATCTCTATTGTCTTCCTTCTCAGATCTCTCGAACACAAACTAGAACTCGTTCCAATGGCGTCAAACCTAGACAAAGGCCTCATCGTGAGCTTCGGCGAGATGCTCATTGACTTCGTCCCCACGCAATCCGGCGTTTCCCTCGCTGAGTCCACCGGATTCCTCAAAGCTCCAGGCGGTGCTCCCGCCAACGTCGCCATTGCAGTCACGCGTCTCGGTGGTCGAGCAGCTTTCGTTGGAAAGCTCGGTGATGATGAGTTCGGACATATGCTTGCCGGAATCTTGAGGGAGAACGGTGTTGAAGACAAGGGGATCAACTTCGACAAGGGAGCTAGAACCGCACTCGCTTTCGTCACGTTGCGTTCAGACGGGGACAGAGAGTTTATGTTTTACCGTAACCCGAGCGCCGACATGCTTCTCCGACCAGATGAACTCAACCTCGAACTAATCAGATCG GCCAAAGTGTTTCACTATGGATCAATAAGTTTGATAACGGAGCCATGCAGGTCGGCTCACTTGAAAGCAATGGAAGTGGCGAAAGAAGCTGGAGCTCTTCTTTCCTACGACCCTAACCTAAGGGAACCTCTTTGGTCATCCCCTGAAGAAGCTAGGACACAGATCATGAGCATCTGGGACAAGGCTGAGATCATCAAGGTCAGCGACGTCGAGCTAGAGTTCCTTACCCAAAACAAAACGATCGATGATGAGTCAGCGATGTCTCTGTGGCATCCGAATCTGAAGCTCTTGCTTGTTACCCTCGGTGAAAAGGGGTGTCGTTACTACACTAAG GGTTTCCATGGATCTGTTGAAGCATTTGATGTGAACGCGGTGGATACTACTGGAGCTGGAGATTCATTCATCGGCGCGTTTCTCAGCCAGATTGTTGATGATCAGACTGTACTCGAG gaGGAAGAGAGGTTGAGAAAAGTGCTGAGGTTCGCAAACGCTTGTGGAGCCATCACGACGACCAAGAAGGGAGCCATTCCAGCTCTTCCTTCAGAGTATGATGCTCTCTCTCTTCTTAAAGACAAATAG
- the LOC106401862 gene encoding protein SEMI-ROLLED LEAF 2 — MGVISRRVLPACGNLCFFCPSLRPRSRHPLKRYKHMLAEIFPRNQDAEPDDRKIGKLCEYASRNPLRIPKITEYLEQKCYKELRNGNIGSVKVVLCIYKKMLSSCKEQMPLFSCSLLSIVRTLLEQTKEEEVQILGCNTLVDFISLQTENSHMFNLEGLIPKLCQLAQEMGDDERSLRLRPAGMQALAFMVSFIGEHSQLSMDLDLIMCVILENYMDLETNEAGENSISKMSKWVSFKRNNPVTEENMDNSKSPSYWSMACLCNIAKLAKETTTLRRVLEPLLNAFDCGSYWSPEKGVASSLLLFLQSRLEESGENCHVLVSSLIKHLDHKNVMKQQGVQVNMVNVATCLVQHAKQQASGAMTAVIADLIKHLRKCLQNAAESDLSADGTKQNSELQRALENCIAELSNKVGDAGPILDMLAVVLETISTNVLVARTTASATLRAAHIVSVVPNVSYHKKVFPDALFHQLLLAMSHADSETRVEAHNIFSVLLLRTLRLPWSDNYDEASDGCQSLESLKDVDDGIKSLCSLRLSSHQVNMLLSSLWIQATSTENTPENLVAMASTFSITLLFSVAKRSNHMALVRCFQLAFSLRNLSLNQDGGTQLSRRRSIFTFASYLLIFSAKISNIPELIPLVKEALTVQMVDPSLVLEGDIRLRAACSGSPQEDDSAALNSSAVRSNDSFLKEIVITHFTSKFQTLSEEEESNLRKEIESDFSRDEDAHPLGAPMFMDTPGSSSSPLNETEVPAFDEVELSAIVAFEGASPGASGSEPGHNKSLSTNTNPADVLSVNELLESVSETARQVASLPVSSIPVPYDQMMNQCEALVMGKHQKMSVLRSFKPEATKAVTLSEEDELFLLDETEEADEDDHKALTVAQVQPQGQLAFCSLEVEQNSFRLPSSSPYDEFLKAAGC, encoded by the exons ATGGGGGTTATATCCAGACGGGTTTTGCCCGCCTGTGGTAACCTCTGTTTCTTCTGTCCTTCCTTGCGTCCCAGGTCTCGTCATCCCCTTAAACGTTACAAGCACATGCTCGCTGAAATCTTCCCTCGTAACCAG GATGCTGAACCAGATGATAGAAAAATTGGCAAGCTTTGTGAGTATGCGTCAAGGAATCCCTTACGAATCCCAAAG ATTACAGAGTACCTTGAGCAAAAATGTTACAAAGAGCTGCGGAATGGGAATATCGGATCAGTCAAAGTCGTCTTGTGCATTTACAAGAAAATGCTTTCCTCATGTAAGGAGCAGAT GCCTCTATTTTCGTGTAGTTTGCTAAGCATTGTCCGAACTCTTTTGGAGCAAACAAAAGAGGAAGAAGTCCAGATATTGGGTTGCAATACCCTCGTTGACTTTATTAGCTTACAG ACTGAGAATTCGCACATGTTCAACTTAGAAGGCCTAATCCCTAAACTCTGTCAACTTGCTCAAGAGATGGGGGATGATGAAAGATCACTCCGGTTACGGCCAGCAGGAATGCAGGCTTTGGCATTCATG GTGTCTTTCATCGGTGAGCATTCACAACTATCAATGGACTTGGATTTG ATTATGTGTGTGATTCTGGAGAATTATATGGATTTGGAGACCAACGAGGCTGGTGAAAATTCAATTTCCAAAATGAGTAAATGGGTTTCTTTCAAACGTAATAATCCTGTGACTGAGGAAAACAT GGATAATTCGAAGAGCCCCTCATACTGGTCTATGGCCTGCCTTTGCAATATAGCCAAACTAGCAAAGGAAACCACAACTCTTCGCCGTGTTCTTGAACCGCTTTTGAATGCTTTTGACTGTGGAAGTTACTGGTCTCCAGAGAAGGGCGTCGCCTCTTCTCTTTTATTGTTTCTCCAGTCTCGTCTCGAAGAATCAG GAGAAAATTGTCATGTGTTGGTATCTTCTTTGATCAAGCACTTGGATCATAAGAATGTGATGAAGCAACAGGGTGTTCAAGTCAACATGGTTAACGTAGCCACATGCCTTGTGCAACACGCTAAGCAGCAGGCTTCAGGCGCCATGACTGCTGTAATAGCTGACTTGATTAAGCACTTGCGGAAATGCCTGCAAAACGCAGCTGAATCTGATCTGTCTGCTGATGGAACGAAGCAGAACTCTGAGCTGCAGCGTGCATTAGAAAATTGCATCGCAGAGCTCTCAAATAAG GTTGGGGATGCAGGGCCCATTCTTGATATGTTGGCAGTGGTTCTTGAGACGATATCAACTAATGTACTCGTTGCTAGGACCACAGCATCAGCCACTCTCCGTGCTGCACATATAGTATCAGTTGTCCCAAATGTATCTTACCACAAGAAA GTGTTTCCGGATGCCTTGTTTCACCAACTGCTCCTTGCGATGTCCCACGCAGACTCTGAAACTAGAGTTGAGGCGCATAATATATTCTCCGTCCTGCTTCTTCGTACTCTTCGCTTGCCTTGGTCAGACAATTATGATGAAGCCTCTGATGGCTGTCAGTCGTTGGAGAGTTTAAAGGATGTCGATGATGGTATAAAg TCGCTATGTTCACTTCGACTGAGTAGTCACCAAGTGAATATGCTACTTTCATCCCTATGGATCCAAGCAACTTCTACCGAGAATACCCCTGAAAATTTAGTGGCCATGGCCAGCACGTTTAGTATCACTCTTTTGTTTTCAGTAGCAAAG AGATCAAATCACATGGCTCTGGTGCGGTGTTTTCAGCTGGCGTTCTCTCTTAGAAATCTCTCATTGAATCAAGATG GAGGTACGCAGCTCTCTCGTAGAAGATCCATCTTCACGTTTGCATCATATTTGCTCATTTTTAGTGCCAAGATCTCCAATATTCCGGAGCTAATTCCACTTGTCAAAGAAGCTTTAACTGTCCAAATG GTTGATCCTTCTCTTGTTCTGGAAGGAGATATCAGACTGCGTGCTGCATGTTCTGGATCTCCACAGGAAGATGATAGTGCTGCTCTCAACTCGTCAGCGGTTCGCTCAAATGATAGTTTCCTGAAGGAAATCGTTATCACTCATTTCACATCGAAGTTTCAGACATTATCCGAG GAGGAGGAATCAAATTTGAGAAAGGAAATTGAGTCAGATTTTTCGAGAGATGAGGATGCACACCCGCTTGGTGCACCAATGTTCATGGACACACCAGGATCTAGTAGTTCCCCTCTTAATGAAACAGAAGTTCCAGCTTTTGATGAG GTTGAGCTTTCAGCAATAGTGGCATTTGAAGGAGCTTCTCCGGGGGCTAGTGGGAGTGAGCCTGGCCACAATAAATCCTTGTCCACAAACACTAACCCAGCAGATGTTCTGAGTGTCAACGAGTTGCTTGAATCG GTATCAGAAACTGCTAGGCAAGTTGCAAGCCTCCCTGTTTCCTCCATCCCTGTACCTTATGACCAAATGATGAATCAGTGTGAAGCTCTTGTGATGGGTAAGCATCAAAAGATGTCCGTGCTTCGAAGTTTCAAACCTGAGGCAACCAAAGCTGTAACTCTCTCAGAAGAGGATGAACTCTTTCTTCTAGATGAG ACAGAAGAAGCtgatgaagatgatcacaaggCACTGACTGTGGCACAAGTCCAACCTCAAGGCCAGCTCGCATTCTGCTCGCTCGAAGTGGAACAAAACTCGTTTCGGTTACCTTCTTCAAGCCCTTACGATGAGTTCTTGAAAGCAGCCGGATGTTAA
- the LOC106401367 gene encoding B-box zinc finger protein 24 isoform X2, whose translation MKIQCDVCENAPATVICCADEAALCPKCDVEIHAANKLASKHQRLHLNSLSTKFPRCDICQEKAAFIFCVEDRALLCRDCDESIHVANSRSANHQRFLATGIKVALSSSSCSKETDKNHQSEPSNNQQKAKEIPSQQQPSSASPLPWAVDDFFHFSDPEFTDKKGQLDLGELEWFSDMGFFSDQINQETLPAAQVPELSVAHLGHVHSYRPMKSSVSYKKPRLEIRVDDEDDEEEHFIVPDLG comes from the exons ATGAAGATACAGTGTGATGTGTGTGAGAATGCTCCTGCGACGGTGATATGTTGCGCCGACGAAGCAGCTCTGTGTCCTAAATGCGACGTGGAGATTCACGCAGCTAACAAACTCGCCAGCAAGCACCAACGCCTCCATCTCAACTCTCTCTCCACCAAGTTCCCTCGTTGCGACATCTGTCAA GAGAAGGCAGCTTTCATTTTCTGTGTGGAGGATAGAGCTCTGCTTTGCAGGGACTGTGATGAATCTATCCACGTGGCTAACTCTAGATCTGCAAATCACCAGAGGTTCTTAGCCACTGGGATCAAAGTGGCTCTGAGCTCAAGTAGTTGCAGTAAAGAAACAGACAAGAATCATCAGTCCGAGCcttccaacaaccaacagaaaGCTAAGGAGATCCCAAGCCAGCAACAGCCTTCTTCTGCTTCTCCTCTTCCTTGGGCTGTTGATGATTTCTTCCACTTCTCTGATCCTGAGTTCACCGATAAG AAAGGACAGCTTGATCTTGGGGAGTTGGAGTGGTTTTCAGACATGGGTTTCTTCAGTGATCAGATTAATCAGGAGACTCTTCCTGCAGCTCAAGTTCCGGAGCTTTCTGTTGCGCATTTAGGTCATGTTCATTCGTACAGACCAATGAAGTCCAGCGTGTCATACAAGAAGCCGAGGTTAGAGATCAGAgttgatgatgaggatgatgaagaagagcaTTTCATTGTCCCTGATCTAGGCtaa
- the LOC106398224 gene encoding B3 domain-containing protein At1g05920-like, with protein MSLYKDIMWNLPGFSKTAKDEKEEESMKRIFHLFPKRKRSLRSPPNKKHSPPPLSKLPIKKRTVYQYTTTTKTPQWIRRLKKDMNIADDPFLLAEKPLDLDDVDPDQNRLSIPFQSLKRNDFLTCDEGVILGDERVNNDGRIGVAACLVDQRNKQWKMVLKKWVRVSDSGKVLQSFLLSGAWSDVVEANGLRDGDNISLWSFRLNGFLFFALDFAGDSIDFLE; from the coding sequence ATGAGCTTGTATAAGGATATAATGTGGAACCTTCCAGGATTCTCCAAAACTGCCAAAgacgagaaagaagaagagagcatGAAGAGAATCTTCCACCTCTTCCCCAAAAGAAAAAGATCCCTTCGAAGTCCCCCCAACAAGAAACACTCTCCTCCTCCCCTCTCAAAACTCCCCATAAAGAAACGAACTGTTTACCAATACACCACCACCACGAAGACTCCTCAATGGATCCGCCGCTTGAAGAAAGACATGAACATAGCCGACGACCCCTTCCTCCTCGCGGAGAAGCCTCTCGACCTCGACGACGTGGATCCAGACCAAAACCGTCTCTCCATCCCTTTCCAGAGCCTAAAGCGAAACGACTTCTTGACGTGCGACGAGGGGGTGATTCTTGGAGACGAAAGGGTCAACAACGATGGGAGGATTGGTGTGGCTGCGTGTCTCGTTGATCAAAGGAATAAACAGTGGAAGATGGTTTTGAAGAAGTGGGTTCGTGTGTCTGATTCAGGGAAAGTCCTCCAGAGTTTTCTGTTGAGTGGTGCATGGAGCGACGTCGTTGAGGCTAATGGGTTGAGAGATGGAGACAACATCAGTCTATGGTCTTTCAGGCTCAATGGGTTCCTCTTCTTTGCTCTTGACTTTGCAGGTGACTCCATTGACTTCTTAGAGTAA
- the LOC106401367 gene encoding B-box zinc finger protein 24 isoform X1, with protein MKIQCDVCENAPATVICCADEAALCPKCDVEIHAANKLASKHQRLHLNSLSTKFPRCDICQEKAAFIFCVEDRALLCRDCDESIHVANSRSANHQRFLATGIKVALSSSSCSKETDKNHQSEPSNNQQKAKEIPSQQQPSSASPLPWAVDDFFHFSDPEFTDKQKGQLDLGELEWFSDMGFFSDQINQETLPAAQVPELSVAHLGHVHSYRPMKSSVSYKKPRLEIRVDDEDDEEEHFIVPDLG; from the exons ATGAAGATACAGTGTGATGTGTGTGAGAATGCTCCTGCGACGGTGATATGTTGCGCCGACGAAGCAGCTCTGTGTCCTAAATGCGACGTGGAGATTCACGCAGCTAACAAACTCGCCAGCAAGCACCAACGCCTCCATCTCAACTCTCTCTCCACCAAGTTCCCTCGTTGCGACATCTGTCAA GAGAAGGCAGCTTTCATTTTCTGTGTGGAGGATAGAGCTCTGCTTTGCAGGGACTGTGATGAATCTATCCACGTGGCTAACTCTAGATCTGCAAATCACCAGAGGTTCTTAGCCACTGGGATCAAAGTGGCTCTGAGCTCAAGTAGTTGCAGTAAAGAAACAGACAAGAATCATCAGTCCGAGCcttccaacaaccaacagaaaGCTAAGGAGATCCCAAGCCAGCAACAGCCTTCTTCTGCTTCTCCTCTTCCTTGGGCTGTTGATGATTTCTTCCACTTCTCTGATCCTGAGTTCACCGATAAG CAGAAAGGACAGCTTGATCTTGGGGAGTTGGAGTGGTTTTCAGACATGGGTTTCTTCAGTGATCAGATTAATCAGGAGACTCTTCCTGCAGCTCAAGTTCCGGAGCTTTCTGTTGCGCATTTAGGTCATGTTCATTCGTACAGACCAATGAAGTCCAGCGTGTCATACAAGAAGCCGAGGTTAGAGATCAGAgttgatgatgaggatgatgaagaagagcaTTTCATTGTCCCTGATCTAGGCtaa
- the BNAC05G04090D gene encoding uncharacterized protein BNAC05G04090D isoform X1, whose protein sequence is MANPEEEEGEEEKYESFLSRVRRTVYVDELTPHASKSVVESAFSQFGTVKEVIFLPNYLGPKELPTGVLIEMESEQKAKAVIETVSQFPFMVAGMPRPVRASAARPAMFSDRPKKPGRRIQFRWVDPSDDEFDKAQRVKRLVRKHTAEAAFMIKKQLEEAEELAKQQSETVTTHHKKFELIDKLTHDGVAQELAGRYNMKCGPPYR, encoded by the exons ATGGCGAAtccggaagaagaagaaggagaagaagaaaagtacGAATCCTTTCTCTCTCGAGTCCGTCGCACTGTCTACGTAGACGAGCTCACTCCCCACGCCTCCAAATCCGTCGTGGAATCCGCCTTCAGCCAGTTCGGCACCGTCAAGGAAGTCATCTTCTTGCCTAACTACCTAGGCCCGAAGGAGCTTCCGACGGGTGTCCTCATCGAGATGGAGTCCGAGCAGAAGGCGAAGGCCGTGATCGAAACCGTCTCTCAGTTCCCCTTCATGGTCGCTGGGATGCCGAGACCCGTGAGAGCCTCTGCTGCTAGGCCCGCGATGTTTAGCGATAGGCCCAAGAAGCCCGGGAGGAGGATCCAGTTTCGTTGGGTGGATCCGAGTGATGATGAGTTTGATAAGGCCCAGAGAGTTAAGAGGCTCGTGAGGAAACATACTGCTGAAGCTGCGTTTATGATTAAG AAGCAGCTGGAGGAGGCGGAGGAGCTGGCGAAACAGCAGTCTGAGACGGTGACGACGCATCACAAGAAGTTTGAGCTGATTGATAAACTTACCCACGATGGTGTTGCTCAGGAGCTGGCTGGGCGTTACAACATGAAGTGTGGTCCTCCTTATCGCTAG
- the LOC106402000 gene encoding probable transcription factor PosF21, with product MDKEKSPAPPPSGGLPPPSGRYSAFPPLTPPPSGSSDANRFSHDISRMPDNPPKNLGHRRAHSEILTLPDDLSFDSDLGVVGGAPDGPSFSDDADEDLMSMYLDMDKFNSSASSSCEPAELVWRNELASTTTPGGVGSSERPRIRHQHSQSMDGSTSLMSGSEDVSGGVDSKKAISAAKLSELALIDPKRAKRIWANRQSAARSKERKMRYIAELERKVQTLQTEATTLSAQLTLLQRDTNGLSVENHELKLRVQTVEQQVHLQDALNDALKEEVQHLKVLTGQGVSNGGASSVMNYGSFGSSNQQFYTNNQSMHTMQATQQFQQLQIHSQKQQQQFQFQQQQQLYQLQLQQQRIQQQEQQSGVAEPRRPMSSSGQKESVTSSPDLESPSTKD from the exons ATGGATAAGGAGAAATCTCCTGCACCTCCTCCTAGTGGAGGCCTTCCTCCACCATCAGGTCGTTACTCTGCGTTTCCTCCTCTGACTCCTCCTCCAAGCGGGAGCTCAGATGCTAACCGGTTCAGTCACGATATAAGCCGAATGCCCGATAACCCGCCTAAGAACCTAGGCCATCGCCGAGCTCACTCAGAGATCCTAACTCTCCCTGATGACTTGAGCTTCGACAGCGATCTTGGCGTCGTTGGTGGTGCCCCTGATGGACCTTCTTTCTCTGATGACGCGGATGAGGACTTGATGTCAATGTATCTCGACATGGATAAGTTCAATTCCTCCGCGAGTTCCTCCTGTGAGCCAGCGGAGCTGGTTTGGAGGAATGAGTTAGCCTCGACTACTACGCCTGGTGGTGTTGGGTCTAGTGAAAGGCCGAGGATAAGGCACCAGCACAGCCAATCGATGGATGGCTCAACGAGTCTTATGTCTGGGAGTGAGGATGTGTCTGGAGGAGTTGACTCTAAGAAAGCTATCTCTGCTGCTAAGCTCTCCGAGCTTGCTCTCATCGATCCTAAACGTGCTAAGAG GATATGGGCGAATAGGCAGTCTGCTGCGAGGTCGAAAGAGAGGAAGATGAGATACATAGCGGAGCTAGAGAGGAAAGTACAGACTTTACAAACGGAAGCTACTACTCTATCTGCGCAGTTGACTCTCTTACAG AGAGATACAAATGGTCTGAGTGTTGAAAACCATGAGCTGAAACTTAGAGTACAAACTGTGGAGCAACAAGTTCACCTGCAGGATG CATTAAATGACGCACTGAAGGAGGAAGTTCAGCATCTTAAGGTCCTAACGGGGCAAGGTGTTTCGAATGGTGGTGCATCATCAGTAATGAACTATGGTTCTTTTGGGTCATCAAACCAGCAATTCTATACCAATAATCAGTCGATGCACACTATGCAAGCCACACAACAGTTCCAGCAGCTCCAAATCCATTCGCAGAAACAACAACAGCAATTTCAGtttcagcagcagcagcaactgtatcagcttcagcttcagcaGCAACGGATTCAACAGCAGGAACAACAAAGCGGTGTGGCGGAGCCGAGAAGGCCTATGTCTTCTTCGGGCCAGAAAGAGAGTGTGACATCATCGCCTGATCTTGAGTCTCCCTCCACAAAAGACTGA